A part of Aegilops tauschii subsp. strangulata cultivar AL8/78 chromosome 2, Aet v6.0, whole genome shotgun sequence genomic DNA contains:
- the LOC141040667 gene encoding uncharacterized protein, protein MAAQMIASAAWSKLPRDLLWEIYARIASPLGRVLFTAVCRSWRVVRSLQPPPPTIPWLIISPREGGTAKRVLCPVDGALLGVPLPPVVVGTRLVGFHDGGWVAATSSVVPLSVKQRTTPWIKKLVFSVAPTLDRCILAAILADGLAVCRVGCGNNSNQWMLQSFTSSYDDIAFCRGKLYGLLRSDLFVHDIHMTKQGNPVINVARTLRLSQLPKCERMGFDINYILKHGDKLFMAKRAWCSQENKGFFFKVFELVKIRNTRNYYRWAELTKLNEHALFLSANCSRMVYMSAARRGRVETNHIYYNNVNLIGDDKSICSGVELTRCGNGQHLYCGEDRKFNGADIIMAVRYYVPSGDHNNLMWLLPPDF, encoded by the exons ATGGCGGCGCAGATGATCGCGTCCGCTGCGTGGTCCAAGCTCCCGCGTGATCTTCTCTGGGAGATCTACGCCCGGATCGCTTCTCCGCTCGGCCGCGTCCTCTTCACCGCTGTCTGCCGCTCGTGGCGCGTTGTTAGGTCCTtgcaaccgccgccgccgaccaTCCCGTGGCTGATCATCTCACCACGTGAAGGCGGCACGGCGAAGCGCGTGCTCTGCCCCGTGGACGGCGCACTCCTAGGCGTCCCGCTCCCGCCCGTGGTGGTCGGCACGAGGCTGGTCGGGTTTCACGACGGGGGCTGGGTCGCCGCCACGTCGTCCGTT GTGCCGCTCTCCGTCAAGCAACGCACCACGCCATGGATCAAGAAGTTGGTGTTTTCGGTGGCCCCCACGCTGGACCGCTGCATCCTTGCCGCCATCCTCGCGGACGGTCTCGCGGTATGCAGAGTTGGATGTGGAAACAATAGTAACCAGTGGATGCTGCAAAGTTTTACTAGCTCTTACGACGACATTGCTTTCTGCCGTGGGAAGCTCTATGGCCTGCTCAGAAGCGATTTATTCGTGCACGACATTCATATGACCAAACAAGGTAATCCGGTGATCAACGTGGCCCGCACATTGCGCTTGAGCCAACTACCCAAGTGCGAACGAATGGGATTCGACATCAACTACATCCTCAAGCACGGCGACAAGTTGTTCATGGCCAAAAGAGCCTGGTGCTCACAAGAGAACAAGGGCTTCTTCTTCAAAGTGTTTGAGCTCGTCAAGATTAGAAATACACGTAACTACTATAGGTGGGCAGAACTGACGAAATTAAACGAGCATGCCTTGTTCTTGAGTGCCAATTGCTCCAGGATGGTGTACATGTCAGCGGCCAGGCGTGGCAGAGTAGAGACAAACCACATATACTACAACAATGTCAACTTAATAGGCGACGATAAGTCCATCTGTAGTGGTGTAGAGTTGACAAGATGTGGCAATGGCCAACATCTGTACTGTGGGGAAGACCGAAAGTTCAATGGTGCTGATATAATCATGGCAGTGAGATATTACGTGCCTAGTGGTGACCATAACAACCTCATGTGGCTTCTTCCTCCTGATTTCTAG